A genomic stretch from Octopus bimaculoides isolate UCB-OBI-ISO-001 chromosome 15, ASM119413v2, whole genome shotgun sequence includes:
- the LOC106870918 gene encoding neuronal acetylcholine receptor subunit beta-3, with amino-acid sequence MMSKQYFVILIPVISIVISCPTYKDETLLQATLLSNYNKGVRPVIDLSTTINIEAALFLHTFYGLDFVNNIVTARYDFSLEWTDELLTWNPLDYNNITVIYIEKDKLWTPEIVMCNAMKESEEKGSFLEVKVFNNGRVQMRSLKLLKSYCTFDAYAYPFDQHDCEIYICVALHDPVHTRIRTLTYDNLNYSPNYNWDIDYNGIKNASDQRFSVVFAPLHLRRRLTIAIVAMLIPTIMMTILTIFVFLLPPESGEKVSLATTIFLSNVLYLVEIEKTTPRNSKFPPLLMTYLMLLSLLSGIATLGSVIICKLYVIQSSDEKTSNLPDQTTNKSRSNKIADSSTITTRENDPVTLNSKSNTKTKFCITEYFRLDETFLKISIITTVIISILFTSFLCTQ; translated from the coding sequence ATGATGTCAAAACAATATTTTGTGATTCTGATACCGGTTATATCGATAGTAATTTCGTGCCCCACGTACAAGGATGAAACATTATTACAAGCAACTTTATTATCTAATTATAACAAAGGTGTGAGGCCTGTTATTGATTTATCTACAACTATCAATATCGAAGCTGCTTTATTTCTTCACACATTCTATGGTCTGGACTTTGTAAATAATATAGTTACAGCTCGGTACGACTTTAGTCTAGAATGGACTGACGAACTTCTGACTTGGAATCCTCTAGACTACAACAACattacagttatatacatagaaaaagatAAGCTGTGGACACCAGAAATCGTAATGTGCAATGCAATGAAGGAATCAGAAGAGAAAGGTAGCTTTCTTGAAGTAAAGGTTTTTAATAATGGACGTGTACAAATGCGGTCACTAAAACTGCTGAAATCCTATTGCACATTTGATGCTTACGCCTATCCATTTGACCAGCATGACTGCGAAATATACATTTGCGTTGCTTTGCATGATCCTGTCCATACAAGAATAAGAACACTTACATATGATAATTTAAATTATTCCCCAAACTATAACTGGGACATCGACTACAATGGTATAAAAAATGCTTCCGACCAGAGATTCAGCGTCGTATTTGCTCCATTGCATTTACGACGTAGACTCACAATAGCTATTGTAGCTATGCTGATTCcaacaataatgatgactatTTTGACTATATTTGTCTTCCTTCTACCTCCAGAATCAGGGGAAAAAGTTTCTCTAGCTACgacaatatttttatcaaacgtTTTGTATCTTGTTGAAATCGAGAAAACTACACCGAGGAATTCCAAATTTCCTCCACTTCTTATGACATACTTGATGCTATTATCACTTTTAAGTGGTATCGCAACACTTGGGTCGGTGATTATATGCAAGTTGTATGTCATTCAGTCATCTGATGAAAAGACATCGAACCTCCCagatcaaacaacaaacaaatctcGAAGCAACAAAATTGCGGATAGTTCAACAATTACCACGAGAGAGAACGATCCCGTAACTTTGAACTCAAAATCAAATACGAAAACTAAATTTTGTATAACCGAATATTTCCGACTTGATGAGACATTCCTGAAAATTAGCattataacaacagtaataatttcaatattatttacttctttcttgTGTACACAATAG